A stretch of the Nerophis ophidion isolate RoL-2023_Sa linkage group LG29, RoL_Noph_v1.0, whole genome shotgun sequence genome encodes the following:
- the LOC133546184 gene encoding gastrula zinc finger protein XlCGF57.1-like isoform X1 — protein MCERRIAKYEEELCPTKEEKERQHQLLDAVFKKHQVVLHRTDIDEEHLPHEQEDEPQSPHIHEEEKVPHSQHIKEGGEESKPPHIKEEDETPQTHNVKLTLHIKGQAEDPLILHIKKEEEDLLTPYFKGQKNQLTPHIKRKEEEEDQEPPHIKEEEEEEGISQPKWLEEFPVTGVPVKSEDDEVKGESEERGGGEPPSSSSTQHMTTEADGDHCGGSQADKLLAPLSDSEDTTSHSPDTDDEDSKDDKTCHTDNIHFTCSHCHKTFKYYSLLKRHMRTHTGEKPFSCSLCSKGFTQSIHLKRHMRTHTGEKPFSCSLCSKGFTQSIHLKIHMRTHTGEKHFSCLICGKGFTESQSLKVHMRRHTGEKPFVCSICGKGFTSSQCLKRHTRTHTGEKPFPCSICGKSFRESRNLKVHTRTHAGEKPFPCSICGKSFIESQNLKRHMRRHTGEKPFSCSTCGKGFTQSHDLKVHMRRHTGEKPVSCSTCGKGFTQSQNMKRHMRTHTGEKSHSCSICNRSFGDRSTLVRHMRRHPGEKVLSCSVCGERLSSKYQCKKHKCAGENSSSK, from the coding sequence acatcgatgaagaacatcttcctcatgagcaggaggatgaaccacagtccccccacatacacgaggaagaaaaggtaccacattcccaacacatcaaagaaGGAGGAGAGGAGTCaaagcccccccacattaaagaggaagacgagacgccacagacccataatgttaaactgacccttcacattaaagggcaagcggaggacccactcatcttacacatcaaaaaggaagaggaggacctactGACCCCTTACTTTAAGGGGCAAAAGAACcagctgacccctcacattaaaaggaaagaggaagaagaggaccaagagccgccacacattaaagaggaagaggaggaagagggcatcagtcagcctaaatggttggaggagttcccagtgactggtgtccctgtgaagagtgaagatgatgaggtgaaaggtgaaagtgaggagaggggagggggggagcctccaagcagcagctcaacacaacacatgacaacagaagctgatggagaccactgtggaggatcacaagcagacaagctcttagctccactatcagatagtgaggacacaacgtcacactctcctgacactgatgatgaagactctaaagatgataagacatgtcacactgacaacattcacttcacatgttctcactgtcacaaaacctttaaatactatagtcttctgaaaagacacatgagaacacacactggagaaaaacctttttcttgttcactctgtagtaaaggttttacacaaagtatccatttgaaaagacacatgagaacacacactggggaaaaacctttttcttgttcactctgtagtaaaggttttacacaaagtatccatttgaaaatacacatgagaacacacactggtgaaaaacatttttcctgtttaatctgtggtaaaggttttacagaaagtcagagtttgaaagtacacatgagaagacacactggtgaaaaaccttttgtctgttcaatctgtggtaaaggttttactagCAGTCAATGTTTGAAAagacacacaagaacacacactggtgaaaaaccttttccctgttcaatttgtggtaaaagttttagagaaagtcgcaatttgaaagtacacacgagaacacacgctggtgaaaaaccttttccctgttcaatttgtggtaaaagttttatagaaagtcagaatttgaaaagacacatgagaagacacactggtgaaaaacctttttcctgttcaacctgtggtaaaggttttacacaaagtcacgatttgaaagtacacatgagaagacacactggtgaaaaacctgtttcttgttcaacctgtggtaaaggttttacacaaagtcagaatatgaaaagacacatgagaacacacactggtgaaaaatcacattcctgttcaatctgcaacagaagctttggtgaccgatcaacccttgtaagacacatgagaagacacccaggagagaaagtgttgagttgcagtgtgtgtggtgaaagattgtcttctaagtaccagtgtaagaaacacaagtgtgctggtgagaacagcagcagcaaatga